A window of Desulfomonile tiedjei genomic DNA:
GCAGACAACCGACCACAATTTCATTACCGGTGTCGAAGTCTTGGAACCAAACCCGGCATTGCTGGACATTGCTGGACAAATTGCCGTTTGTTAACTGCACCCCCTTGGATACCCCGGTGGTTCCACCGGTATAGAGCAGCACGGCTGTGTCCTCCCAGTCAGGCTTGTGGTGGTCTTTGAGCGGTTCATATTTTTTTATCAGATCCATAAATTCAAGAACGTCCGGCGCTGCCGGGGTTTTCAGGTGCATGCTTTTCTTGACGAACGGGAAAAGCTGCTTGAGCGGAAATGGAAGAAAATCACGAATGTGGCACGAGATGATCTTTTTGATTTTAGTCTTCTGCCTCAAGTTGATCATCCTTGGGACCAGAACGTCCAAGGACACCAGGAGCGTTGAACCTGAGTCGTTGTACTGGTGTTCCAATTCCCGGTCCGTATAGAGCGGGTTGTTTAAAGCAACCACCGCTCCCGCCCTCATTGCGCCGTAAATGGCAACCACCATCTGAACCAGGTTCGGCAGAAGCACCGCTACTGTGTCCCCCGGTTTCACACCCAGCGAGATCAGGGCCGATGCAAACCTGGAAACCATGTCGTCCAGCTTTTGAAAGGTGATATTGGTACCCTGAAATAGGAGGGCAGGTCTCTCCGGGAATTGTCTTGCCGATCGAGCAAGGGCGTCAGCGAGACTGATCTTTTCGAATTCGACCTCTGCGGGAACTCCCGCGGCATAAGACTTTAGCCAGATCTTTTCCATGAGAACGCTCCTTCGTCTTGATAAGGAAGGCGTGGTTGCACCCGATCCGGATAGGATTCCGTGCCGATATCGGTCCACCGGCCGGCTGGAATCCGAGTCCGCTGCAAAAGCCTGTCTCCCCCGTTGAGTGCAGAAAAGCCGTACCCTCTATTTGTTTTCCACTGTTTCTAATGGTGACGCGGGTTTTGCCGGGTCAGGGCCACGCGTGAAGCCCTCATACTTTTGGCCCGGGCCAACCCGAATTGCATATTACTACACTATTGTGCTTCAATCCCCAAACAAAAAAGCCGGGTGCTTGCTGAGGCCATTAACAAAAAATTTCGACTCGTGCGACCACGATTTGGAGGGCCAGACAATCAACTGGATGCTATAATCCGGTCATGTGGTGGACAATTTTAGTCGAAATCCTAATCCTGATCGGGTCGCTGGCCATATTCCCCGCGGCGGTAGTCGGTCTGCTCGTTCTCAGTGATTCATCGAACCTCAGCCGTATCCTGTTCTCTCGGGAGATCCTTCATGGTCTAACCGTGTCGGGCGGGGCCATACCGCATCTATGGTTCAGGTTTGTCGCTCCGTACCTGGTCGTGCAGGCCATTCGGGCCTACTTTTGGTCACAGAGAAGCCTGACGGGCAGGAAATGGGGGAATCTTTATTTTTCAATTCTGTTGTTCTTGCTGGGGGGGTGGTCTCTATGGAACTCGTGGGACCTGTTTTACTTCATGTACGCTCTTGGGGACATCCCTGCGGAACTTCTTCAGTTCGTTGAGCTTGAAGCCAACAATCTCATGGTCGCGATAGCTTCCCTTGCCCTCACCGTGTACTGCTTCTGGATCTTCTTGGACCCGACACGAAAACCGCTGCGACGGGGTGGAGATGAAGCGAGGTAAATAGGAAATTCCTGACCGCAAAGACACACAAGTGGGTCTACAGCTCATCGGTATTCATCATAGAGGTCGGGCCAACCTTCTTCGGCGCACAACTGGAAGACACTTCGAAACGGTTCTTGGTGCCACTGATGTGCCGCAGGCTCATCCGTGGCACCAAAAGAAGTTACGAAATCGGTCACTTAACAAAGGCCTTTCATGCCTCCACTACTCGTGCAGAGCCATGCCCCCTCTTTTGTATGCCCTTCTTACAAAATTTTCATCTTCTCGTTGATCAATCTGAGCATGGCGATGTTTTCGGTGTGGCCGGTCTGTCTGGCAATAATCTTGCCAATGAAAGGGCGGCCAAGGAGGTAGAAGTCACCAATGATGTCGAGGATCTTGTGACGGACAAATTCATCTTCGAATCGCAGGGGGGGATTGACGACCTTTTCCTCGTCCAGCAGGACAACGTTAGAAAGCCTGCCTCCACCGGCTAGGCCCATCTCGTCCATCATTCTCATGTCCTTGACAAACCCGAAGGTCCTTGCCGGAGCAATTTGGTCTTTAAATTCATCCGGGCCGTTGCACTGAAATATCATGTGCATACTACCGACAGGGGGCGGATAATCCAGGTAATACTCCACTTCCAGTCGGTCCGAGGGCTCCACGCGCATGCTTTTGGCGCTGCCGGACGGAAGAGGCAACTCGAAGGACTCTGTGATCTCCACTGCCTCCACCGGTTCGTCCTGGACAATGATCTCGGCGCTCTCCACGAGGCGGCAAAACTCCACCGCCGAACCATCCATAATAGGCACTTCACCGGAAATCTTCACGAGCACATTGGTCAAACCGTACACGTGGAAGACAGCCATGAGGTGTTCAATGGTCTTGGCGAAAGACCCATTGTGCCTCAAAGATGTTGAAAGTTCGGTGGATTGAACGTTATGCAGCAATGCAGGAACGGTTCCCGCGGAAGTTATGTGCCCGAAGAGTATCCCGCTGAAAGGCGGTAAAGGCGAAAGCGTAAGTCCTGTCTTAATGCCTGAATGAAGCCCCTGACCGTACATTACGACTCGGCCTCTCAGGGTTTTTTGATGGTTGAGAGGCGCTTCAACAGACACATTCGTCGGTGCAAGGCCCTCCGAGGCAGGTTTACCTTTGCCCGGGACAACGTGGGGGCCCGCTCGAACACCCGGTGTTTCAACATCGGCCGGTTTTGGAGAACCCGATTCGATGGCCTCGCCGGAATCTTCTTCTTGATCGGCAGGGATCAGGAGGTCATTAACCGTTATTCTCCGCCCCGGTGCTGTCATGACCACATGCTCGATGAGGATCTTCAATTCCTTTACGTTTCCCGGCCACGAATAAGCCATAAGCCGGGCCATAGCTTCCTCGTCAATGCCCGCGATGTCTCGTTCGAATTCTTCGCGCGCCTCCTGGAGAAAATGAGCCACAAACAGCGGTATATCTTCGGCCCTTTCACGTAGGGTCGGCACTCGAATGGCTCTCTGTCCGATGAGGCCGGCAAGCTCTTGCGGGAACGTCCCTTCACGAACCAGGGTATCGGGATCGCAAGCCGATGTGGAAACCACGCGAATTCGCGGCGCTGGAAGGGGCCTTGCGGATTTATCGCGCTCGAAGTATTTGCGGAGAAGTTCCGACAGCTTTCGGCTCACAGCCGGATCCATGCGATCTACCCGGATCAGGAGTAGTGTGCCGCCCGCGGCCTGGGTCAGCTTACCGAGCCTGCTCTGATGAGGTCCATTTTCTTTTCCCAGCAGGATTTCTTCGATGCTGTCTTCGGTCAATTCATTGCAGCGTATCTTTACAAGGCTGGACCGTTCTTTTCTTTCCAGATGATGGATGATGCGCGCCAGGAACTCCTTCCCCGTTCCTTTCTCGCCCATCAACCACACTGAGGTCGGTTCCAGAGCCGCTGTCTCCAGGGCCTTGCGGAGAGCGATAACCTTCTCGGAATTACCTAGGAGTTGGGTCGGAAGGGCTCCCTCGCGTTCGCCGGTCCGCGATGTCTGAGACCGAGATGAAACCGCTTTTTGGACCAAATGCAGAACGTCTTCAAGGTTTAGGGGCTTTTCCAGGTAATCCGTCGCGCCAAGCTTGATGGCCTTGACCGCCGTCTCGATGGTGCCATGTCCGCTCATCATTGTGACGGAGCATTGTGGGCTGATTTTCTTTATCGCTTTCAGGGTCTGCAAACCGTCTATGCCTGGAATCCAGATGTCCAAGAACACAACGTCCGGAGAGTCGCTCTGCACTATGTGCAAAGCTTCCTGCCCATCCCGTGCGGTGATGACGTCATGGCCCTCATCCGACAGGATAGCCCTCAGCGAATCGAGGATTTCTTCTTGATCGTCAACTATGAGTATCCGTGCTTTAGTCATAATCAACCAATATTAGCGTCATGCGAGCGGCCAGGCAACCCCAAAAGAACGAGCCGCAATAATTGTGTTCCCGATCCCTTGAAATGCGATGGGGATAGGCACATCAGATCCGACACCACGCTTTCACCTTTTCAATGGAAGATCTTCGCAGACATGTCATTTCTGGCTTTTTTGGGGAGCTATTCCCTGATGCGGAGGCGTGTCATCCGATATATGGTCGAACTTTGCCCGGCTATTAGGACCTCCGCTGGCCCCAACAGGCTTTTGAGGCATTACGTTGTCTGTCATCGCTTGCGACGCGAATGGGAGTGTCCAGCCCAAATGCCCTTTCACTCCCGGCTCCGCAGCAGCCGGGCTTGAA
This region includes:
- the lpxC gene encoding UDP-3-O-[3-hydroxymyristoyl] N-acetylglucosamine deacetylase translates to MTKARILIVDDQEEILDSLRAILSDEGHDVITARDGQEALHIVQSDSPDVVFLDIWIPGIDGLQTLKAIKKISPQCSVTMMSGHGTIETAVKAIKLGATDYLEKPLNLEDVLHLVQKAVSSRSQTSRTGEREGALPTQLLGNSEKVIALRKALETAALEPTSVWLMGEKGTGKEFLARIIHHLERKERSSLVKIRCNELTEDSIEEILLGKENGPHQSRLGKLTQAAGGTLLLIRVDRMDPAVSRKLSELLRKYFERDKSARPLPAPRIRVVSTSACDPDTLVREGTFPQELAGLIGQRAIRVPTLRERAEDIPLFVAHFLQEAREEFERDIAGIDEEAMARLMAYSWPGNVKELKILIEHVVMTAPGRRITVNDLLIPADQEEDSGEAIESGSPKPADVETPGVRAGPHVVPGKGKPASEGLAPTNVSVEAPLNHQKTLRGRVVMYGQGLHSGIKTGLTLSPLPPFSGILFGHITSAGTVPALLHNVQSTELSTSLRHNGSFAKTIEHLMAVFHVYGLTNVLVKISGEVPIMDGSAVEFCRLVESAEIIVQDEPVEAVEITESFELPLPSGSAKSMRVEPSDRLEVEYYLDYPPPVGSMHMIFQCNGPDEFKDQIAPARTFGFVKDMRMMDEMGLAGGGRLSNVVLLDEEKVVNPPLRFEDEFVRHKILDIIGDFYLLGRPFIGKIIARQTGHTENIAMLRLINEKMKIL